The proteins below come from a single Chryseobacterium capnotolerans genomic window:
- a CDS encoding T9SS type A sorting domain-containing protein, whose protein sequence is MKKFLLLFLFVGAFVGFSNNLQAQLREPGSISQKADDGVLLAYPNPAKDFLIIKAKDSSLRIKSVTFYSILGMQVANYTVNMNSGEINIEKLKPGKYLIRYILSDNTQKVTQIVKQ, encoded by the coding sequence ATGAAAAAATTTTTACTTTTATTTTTATTTGTAGGCGCTTTTGTTGGGTTTTCCAACAATTTACAAGCTCAGCTTAGAGAGCCGGGTTCCATCTCTCAGAAAGCAGATGATGGTGTTTTGCTTGCCTATCCAAATCCTGCAAAGGATTTCCTTATTATTAAGGCAAAAGATTCTTCTTTAAGAATCAAAAGTGTGACCTTTTATTCTATTTTGGGTATGCAGGTTGCCAATTATACAGTCAATATGAACTCCGGAGAGATTAATATTGAAAAATTAAAACCCGGAAAATATCTGATTCGTTATATTTTGAGCGACAATACGCAGAAAGTTACTCAAATCGTGAAACAATAA
- the hemB gene encoding porphobilinogen synthase: MIHSRNRRLRVNESIRSLVRENVLTTDDFVMPIFVMEGENMQEPIPSMPGIFRRSIDLTVKECKELFSLGVKAVNLYMKVSEHLKDNTGKEAWNQNGLMQNTIKAIKDAVPGMVVMPDVALDPYSIYGHDGIIENGKILNDATNEALARMSVSHAEAGADLVAPSDMMDGRVQVIREALEQSGFTDVGIVSYAAKYASSFYGPFRSALDSAPKENVEIPKDKKTYQMDFHNSREALNEVFKDIDEGADIIMIKPGLPYLDIVSKVREAIDLPIAVYNVSGEYAMVKAAVQNGWLDNDKTIIENLTCFKRAGADMIFTYFAKEAAMILNK; the protein is encoded by the coding sequence ATGATACATTCAAGAAATAGAAGACTTAGAGTTAATGAATCTATCAGAAGTTTGGTAAGAGAAAATGTGCTTACAACTGATGATTTTGTAATGCCGATCTTCGTAATGGAGGGCGAAAACATGCAGGAACCGATCCCGTCGATGCCGGGAATTTTCAGGCGAAGCATCGATTTAACAGTAAAAGAATGTAAGGAATTATTTTCTTTAGGCGTAAAAGCTGTCAATTTGTACATGAAGGTGTCAGAACATCTGAAAGACAATACCGGAAAGGAAGCATGGAACCAAAACGGATTGATGCAGAATACCATCAAAGCTATTAAAGACGCTGTTCCAGGAATGGTAGTAATGCCTGATGTAGCTTTAGATCCTTATTCAATCTATGGACACGACGGTATTATTGAAAATGGAAAAATTCTAAATGATGCAACGAACGAGGCATTGGCAAGAATGTCAGTATCTCATGCTGAAGCGGGTGCAGATCTTGTAGCACCAAGTGATATGATGGATGGAAGAGTACAGGTGATCCGTGAAGCATTGGAACAAAGCGGATTCACGGATGTGGGTATCGTAAGCTATGCTGCAAAATATGCAAGTTCTTTCTACGGGCCTTTCAGAAGTGCTTTAGATAGTGCTCCTAAAGAAAATGTTGAAATTCCGAAAGATAAAAAGACTTATCAGATGGACTTTCACAACTCTCGTGAAGCTTTGAATGAAGTATTTAAAGATATTGATGAAGGAGCAGATATTATCATGATTAAACCAGGACTTCCTTACTTAGATATTGTTTCTAAAGTACGTGAAGCGATTGATCTTCCAATTGCCGTTTATAACGTAAGTGGAGAATATGCAATGGTAAAAGCAGCTGTTCAGAACGGTTGGTTGGATAATGATAAAACCATTATTGAAAATCTTACATGTTTCAAAAGAGCAGGTGCAGATATGATCTTTACTTATTTTGCTAAAGAAGCAGCGATGATTTTGAATAAGTAA
- a CDS encoding bacteriocin-like protein has protein sequence MKNFKKISRNGLKSVLGGGILQCRVGYVYMCNSIYVCDPSTDQYEGCCGCVPKV, from the coding sequence ATGAAAAATTTCAAGAAAATTTCAAGAAATGGACTTAAGTCTGTTTTAGGAGGAGGAATTCTACAATGCCGAGTAGGATATGTTTACATGTGTAATTCAATATACGTATGTGATCCATCAACTGACCAATACGAGGGATGTTGCGGATGTGTTCCTAAAGTATAG
- a CDS encoding bacteriocin, whose amino-acid sequence MKKLTKKDLKQIEGGYYYTYPDKNGNCFRGWYLCPTKICLLDHPDNPIRPEDPLCAGR is encoded by the coding sequence ATGAAAAAATTAACAAAAAAAGATTTAAAACAAATCGAAGGCGGATATTATTATACCTATCCTGATAAAAACGGGAACTGTTTTCGGGGATGGTATCTATGTCCAACAAAAATTTGTCTTTTAGATCATCCCGATAACCCTATACGTCCTGAAGACCCTCTCTGTGCTGGAAGATAA
- a CDS encoding TM2 domain-containing protein, whose amino-acid sequence MENYGYTKTENTGNQQQANIPYRSEKKLPAALLGILVGWLGLNKFYLGYTKEGIIQLVLNIVTCGIASIIPFIEGIIYLCMDDKQFDDTYVYGKKPWL is encoded by the coding sequence ATGGAAAACTACGGTTACACAAAAACAGAAAATACAGGAAACCAACAACAGGCGAATATCCCTTACCGTTCAGAGAAAAAACTTCCTGCGGCCCTATTAGGTATTCTTGTAGGCTGGCTGGGCTTAAATAAATTTTATCTTGGGTATACCAAAGAAGGAATTATCCAATTGGTTCTGAACATTGTTACCTGTGGTATTGCCTCCATTATTCCTTTTATTGAAGGCATCATCTATCTTTGTATGGATGACAAACAGTTTGATGACACCTATGTTTATGGGAAAAAACCTTGGCTATAA